The Mycetohabitans endofungorum genome contains a region encoding:
- the tsaE gene encoding tRNA (adenosine(37)-N6)-threonylcarbamoyltransferase complex ATPase subunit type 1 TsaE produces MPDAQASPRPLTERVFVLPDEHAANAFGATLAAAITAAMRAAPAHGMQVHLVGDLGAGKTTLVRAMLRALGHTQRVRSPTYTLVEPYTIENVDGAPLSIYHFDLYRFADPAEWEDAGFREYFGTGALCLVEWPQRAGDVLGIPDLQIDLEVQGEGRKLTVRAYSETGKECVARC; encoded by the coding sequence ATGCCAGATGCACAAGCCTCGCCTCGTCCGTTGACAGAACGCGTGTTCGTGCTGCCGGACGAGCACGCGGCTAACGCGTTTGGCGCAACGTTGGCCGCGGCGATCACGGCGGCGATGCGTGCCGCGCCCGCGCATGGCATGCAAGTGCACTTGGTTGGCGACCTCGGCGCCGGCAAAACAACGCTAGTGCGCGCGATGCTGCGCGCGCTCGGGCACACGCAACGCGTGCGCAGCCCAACCTATACGCTTGTCGAGCCCTACACGATCGAGAATGTCGACGGCGCGCCGCTGTCGATCTATCACTTCGACTTGTACCGCTTTGCGGATCCGGCGGAATGGGAGGATGCCGGTTTTCGCGAGTACTTCGGCACTGGGGCGCTGTGCCTGGTCGAGTGGCCGCAGCGCGCCGGCGACGTGCTTGGCATACCCGACCTGCAGATCGACCTCGAAGTCCAAGGCGAAGGCCGCAAGCTGACTGTGCGTGCCTATAGCGAAACCGGAAAAGAGTGCGTTGCCCGATGCTGA
- a CDS encoding AbrB/MazE/SpoVT family DNA-binding domain-containing protein codes for MAKTATLTIQQWGNSLAVRIPAAVARSAHFQVGQKVEVTTDEVGVTVKPVGPRKLTLAEKLARFDPIKHGGEAMATSRVGAEVF; via the coding sequence ATGGCAAAAACCGCGACGCTCACGATCCAACAGTGGGGGAACAGCCTAGCTGTGCGCATTCCCGCTGCGGTTGCACGCTCAGCGCATTTCCAAGTTGGCCAGAAGGTGGAGGTGACGACGGATGAAGTTGGTGTAACAGTGAAGCCGGTGGGTCCGCGTAAGCTTACGCTCGCGGAAAAACTGGCGCGGTTTGATCCAATAAAGCACGGCGGTGAAGCGATGGCAACAAGCCGCGTTGGTGCGGAGGTGTTTTAA
- a CDS encoding NMCC_0638 family (lipo)protein: MRIRTSRVVLFLALALSLTSHTAFAADLAAHTVVRLFIDACIPNMGKPEDVRKWAEKMNLREITDPIPLYVFVGEGKKGKAWAVPTRYGNFALAIRGQTQACAVYAQAAKADEVESMFRKIVEGSKRPGMNFDVLEDKTLEEPTGNTRVLVYELSAIGASTGFVFIMLTTEHPDGAFQASLRVAAANVASSSN; the protein is encoded by the coding sequence ATGCGCATCCGAACGAGTCGTGTCGTGTTGTTTTTAGCTTTAGCGCTGTCCTTAACCTCTCATACCGCATTTGCAGCGGATCTAGCTGCACATACTGTTGTTAGGCTGTTTATAGACGCATGCATACCCAACATGGGAAAACCAGAGGATGTGCGAAAGTGGGCAGAAAAGATGAATTTGCGTGAAATCACCGATCCTATCCCGTTGTATGTTTTCGTCGGAGAGGGAAAGAAAGGAAAGGCCTGGGCCGTGCCAACTCGCTACGGAAATTTCGCGCTCGCTATACGCGGACAGACGCAAGCATGCGCTGTCTATGCGCAAGCAGCTAAGGCGGACGAAGTTGAGTCCATGTTCAGAAAAATAGTCGAAGGCAGCAAACGACCCGGGATGAATTTTGACGTGTTAGAAGATAAAACCTTGGAGGAGCCAACTGGAAACACACGTGTACTTGTGTATGAATTGTCTGCAATCGGCGCTTCGACCGGCTTTGTATTTATCATGCTGACTACCGAACATCCGGATGGCGCATTTCAAGCCTCTCTCCGGGTGGCCGCAGCCAACGTCGCTTCTTCATCAAATTAA
- a CDS encoding ShlB/FhaC/HecB family hemolysin secretion/activation protein — MAQNPPEPTRQTTYPEQRLEQQRQAQEREQAINTPAVRSSAPPAAAYPVLPIEQPCFRLDRLALKVPELLPASVRAQGASALPQDRFAFARQWLAHYAGQCVGKQGLDRLVSGLTQEILSRGYITTRVMLAEQDLSHGELTVTLVPGVIHTVRFSEPTIRGTWKSAFPARAGDALNLRDLEQGLEQLKRVPSQDVDMRIEPAQTPGQSDVVIQLRRAKPWTIVAAVDNSGARATGKLQGHVSVGVDNPLGLNDILNVGANHDLSFSDKRLGSHGWNAAYSIPYGYWTASLSASTNTYYQQIVGVNHTFVASGNSQFVDARVHRTLARSQAGVFGVQLRGIKRFGASFIEDTEIKPQRRNNTFIELGLTHRHYVGGAQFDGLLAYRHGLGWLGATPALPRGYPTYRLRMASLDANLSVPFTLASQPLRYVSAAHGQFTNDRLFYLDSLTIGSRYTVRGFDGETMLAGERGFYWRNELQAPIAHTGQHAYAALDYGQVFGPLTRGQDGTRLVGTALGLRGTVPTRLATYTYELFAGTPLYRPTALSTARVTVGFQLSVQL; from the coding sequence CTGGCGCAAAACCCGCCTGAACCGACGCGGCAAACCACCTATCCGGAACAGCGGCTTGAGCAACAGCGCCAGGCACAAGAGCGCGAACAGGCCATCAACACGCCTGCTGTACGCTCCAGCGCGCCGCCCGCCGCGGCCTACCCGGTGTTGCCCATCGAGCAGCCGTGCTTTCGCCTTGACCGCCTCGCGCTTAAGGTGCCCGAGCTTCTACCGGCATCCGTGCGCGCGCAAGGCGCCTCGGCGCTGCCCCAGGACCGCTTCGCATTTGCACGTCAATGGCTGGCACACTACGCGGGTCAATGCGTCGGCAAGCAGGGTTTGGACCGGCTTGTCAGTGGGCTAACACAGGAGATTTTAAGCCGCGGCTATATCACAACACGGGTTATGCTGGCCGAGCAGGATCTGTCGCACGGCGAGTTGACCGTCACGCTAGTGCCAGGCGTGATTCATACCGTGCGTTTCTCGGAGCCGACGATACGCGGCACATGGAAGTCCGCGTTTCCAGCTAGAGCCGGCGACGCGCTGAATCTGCGCGATCTTGAACAAGGCCTGGAGCAGCTCAAGCGCGTGCCGAGTCAGGACGTCGACATGCGGATTGAACCCGCCCAGACGCCAGGCCAAAGTGACGTGGTGATCCAGCTAAGGCGCGCCAAGCCGTGGACGATCGTCGCAGCAGTGGACAACTCGGGGGCACGGGCGACCGGCAAGCTGCAAGGCCACGTGAGCGTCGGCGTCGATAACCCACTGGGCTTGAACGACATACTGAACGTGGGCGCCAACCATGATCTCAGTTTCAGCGACAAGCGGCTCGGCTCGCACGGCTGGAACGCTGCCTATTCGATCCCGTATGGATACTGGACCGCATCGCTGTCCGCCAGTACCAACACCTACTACCAACAGATTGTCGGCGTGAACCACACCTTTGTCGCAAGCGGCAACAGCCAGTTCGTCGACGCGCGCGTGCATCGCACACTGGCGCGCAGCCAGGCCGGTGTGTTCGGTGTGCAGCTGCGCGGCATTAAGCGCTTTGGCGCGAGCTTTATCGAAGACACCGAAATCAAACCACAACGACGTAATAATACGTTTATCGAGTTGGGTTTGACCCATCGGCATTATGTCGGCGGTGCACAGTTTGACGGCCTGCTCGCGTACCGGCATGGCCTGGGTTGGCTCGGCGCAACGCCGGCGTTGCCACGCGGCTATCCGACGTATCGACTGCGCATGGCATCGCTCGATGCGAATCTGTCCGTGCCGTTCACGCTCGCGAGCCAGCCGTTGCGCTACGTCAGTGCCGCACACGGGCAGTTCACCAACGACCGGCTGTTTTATCTGGATAGCTTGACCATCGGCAGCCGCTACACGGTGCGTGGTTTCGATGGCGAGACAATGCTCGCCGGCGAGCGCGGCTTTTACTGGCGCAATGAACTGCAAGCGCCCATCGCGCACACCGGGCAGCACGCTTATGCGGCGCTCGATTATGGCCAAGTCTTCGGTCCACTGACACGAGGCCAAGACGGCACGCGGCTCGTTGGCACGGCCCTTGGGCTGCGTGGCACGGTGCCTACGCGCTTGGCCACTTACACGTACGAGTTGTTCGCTGGCACGCCCCTGTATCGTCCAACGGCGTTATCGACGGCCCGCGTCACAGTCGGCTTTCAACTGAGCGTGCAGCTGTGA
- the xerD gene encoding site-specific tyrosine recombinase XerD: protein MSDVQVEQLSAYRNTSAQAIDAFCDALWLEHGLSRNTLDAYRRDLSLYCDWLAATHERTLDATRESDLNGYLAVRSDGKASSANRRLSVFRRYFAWALREHRVAADPTLRIRSARQPPRFPSTLNEAQVEALLGAPDLDTPLGLRDRAMLELMYASGLRVSELVMLKTVEVGLNEGVVRVMGKGAKERLVPFGDEARGWLERYLREARAVLLGGRGADALFVTARGGAMTRQQFWNLIKRYALRADIHVPLSPHTLRHAFATHLLNHGADLRVVQMLLGHSDISTTQIYTHVARERLKALHAIHHPRG, encoded by the coding sequence ATGAGCGACGTGCAAGTCGAACAGTTGAGCGCGTATCGCAACACGAGCGCGCAGGCGATCGACGCATTCTGCGACGCGCTATGGCTCGAGCATGGATTGTCCCGCAATACGCTGGATGCGTATCGGCGCGACTTATCGCTGTATTGCGACTGGCTCGCGGCGACGCACGAGCGCACACTCGATGCGACGCGCGAGTCGGACCTGAATGGCTACCTGGCGGTGCGCAGCGATGGCAAGGCCAGTTCCGCGAACCGGCGCTTGTCGGTGTTTCGGCGCTACTTCGCATGGGCGTTACGTGAGCATCGCGTCGCCGCTGATCCGACGCTGCGCATCCGTTCGGCTCGGCAGCCGCCCCGTTTTCCGTCCACCCTCAATGAAGCGCAGGTCGAGGCGTTGCTAGGTGCGCCGGATCTGGACACGCCACTTGGATTGCGCGACCGTGCGATGCTTGAGTTGATGTACGCGAGCGGGTTGCGTGTCTCAGAGTTAGTTATGCTCAAGACGGTCGAGGTGGGGTTGAACGAGGGTGTGGTGCGCGTGATGGGCAAGGGTGCAAAAGAGCGCTTGGTGCCGTTTGGCGACGAGGCGCGAGGCTGGCTGGAGCGCTACCTGCGCGAGGCGCGCGCGGTGCTCCTTGGGGGGCGCGGCGCCGACGCGCTGTTCGTGACAGCGCGCGGCGGCGCGATGACGCGTCAGCAATTTTGGAACCTCATCAAGCGATATGCGTTGCGCGCTGACATTCACGTGCCGCTGTCGCCGCATACGTTGCGGCATGCGTTTGCGACGCATCTGCTCAATCATGGCGCGGACCTGCGCGTGGTGCAGATGCTGCTTGGCCACAGCGATATTTCGACGACCCAGATTTACACTCATGTTGCACGTGAGCGCCTCAAGGCGCTGCATGCGATACATCATCCGCGCGGGTGA
- a CDS encoding N-acetylmuramoyl-L-alanine amidase, with the protein MLIKPFRSIESAATASHCWRRRQILRAGASTLLLGLAAPRIAHAAAVLGVRVWPARDYTRVTIESDQPLQNSQKLLQEPDRLVVDLDGLELDQTLKDLVAKITPNDPQIQSVRVGQFQPHVVRMVFDLKGSVKPQVFALTPVGSYKYRLVFDLYPAVPPDPLMELLAQTQRKEEALEQRSVPGATLSGPALAMPSPSDGAPGRDALAGIAPPTSGRGHASDNSDAFFQRFAQADAVPPQSAPSAKPARPPSAPPQPNHNADRGALAARRDNDGYGFKVPPGKTGTVRLLTVAIDPGHGGEDPGAIGGAGTYEKHVALDIGKRLRAKIDAQPNMRAMMTRDADFFVPLAVRVQKARRVGADLFVSIHADAFTSPQARGSSVFALSERGATSAAARWIAQKENASDQIGGVDFKSRDVTLTRALFDMSTTAQIRDSLKYGNYVLKEIGGINKLHKASVEQAGFAVLKAPDIPSILVETAFLSNPDEEQRLNSEAYRDQMATAILKGIKRYFAANPPLSKNRMA; encoded by the coding sequence ATGCTGATCAAACCGTTCCGTTCGATTGAATCCGCGGCCACCGCATCGCATTGCTGGCGACGCCGGCAGATCCTGCGCGCGGGCGCCTCGACGCTGTTGCTGGGCCTGGCCGCGCCGCGCATCGCGCACGCGGCCGCGGTGCTGGGCGTGCGCGTGTGGCCAGCGCGTGACTATACGCGCGTGACGATCGAGTCGGACCAACCGCTGCAGAACTCGCAAAAACTGCTACAGGAACCGGATCGGCTCGTCGTCGATCTCGATGGACTGGAGCTGGACCAAACGCTCAAGGACCTGGTCGCAAAGATCACGCCCAACGACCCGCAGATCCAATCGGTACGCGTGGGCCAGTTCCAGCCGCACGTGGTCCGAATGGTGTTCGACCTGAAGGGGTCAGTCAAGCCGCAGGTGTTCGCACTCACCCCGGTCGGCTCGTACAAGTACCGGCTCGTGTTCGACCTGTATCCGGCAGTGCCGCCCGATCCGCTGATGGAGTTGCTCGCGCAGACGCAACGCAAGGAGGAAGCGCTCGAGCAACGCTCGGTCCCGGGCGCGACGCTGTCGGGCCCGGCGCTCGCGATGCCGTCGCCGTCCGACGGCGCCCCGGGGCGCGACGCGCTGGCCGGCATCGCACCGCCGACCAGCGGACGCGGCCATGCGAGCGACAACAGCGATGCGTTCTTCCAGCGCTTTGCGCAGGCCGATGCGGTGCCGCCACAGAGCGCCCCATCGGCCAAGCCTGCCCGACCGCCGTCGGCACCGCCGCAGCCCAACCACAATGCCGATAGGGGCGCGTTGGCGGCGCGCCGCGACAACGACGGCTACGGCTTCAAAGTGCCGCCGGGCAAGACCGGCACGGTCCGCCTGCTGACCGTAGCCATCGACCCCGGACACGGCGGCGAAGACCCAGGCGCGATTGGCGGTGCCGGCACCTATGAGAAGCACGTCGCGCTGGACATCGGCAAGCGACTGCGCGCGAAAATTGACGCGCAGCCGAACATGCGGGCGATGATGACACGTGACGCGGACTTTTTTGTGCCGCTCGCGGTGCGTGTACAAAAGGCGCGGCGTGTCGGCGCCGACCTGTTTGTGTCGATTCACGCGGACGCGTTCACTTCGCCGCAGGCGCGCGGCTCGTCGGTGTTCGCGCTATCCGAGCGCGGCGCAACCAGTGCCGCGGCGCGCTGGATAGCGCAAAAGGAGAACGCTTCCGATCAGATAGGCGGCGTGGATTTCAAGAGTCGGGATGTGACATTGACGCGGGCGCTGTTTGATATGTCAACGACCGCGCAGATCCGCGACTCGCTGAAGTACGGCAATTACGTACTCAAGGAGATCGGTGGCATCAACAAACTGCACAAGGCCAGCGTCGAGCAAGCGGGCTTTGCGGTACTCAAAGCGCCGGACATTCCATCGATCCTCGTGGAAACCGCGTTCCTCAGCAATCCGGACGAGGAGCAGCGGCTGAACTCCGAAGCGTACCGCGATCAGATGGCTACTGCGATCCTGAAAGGCATCAAGCGCTACTTCGCCGCGAATCCGCCGCTCTCGAAGAACCGGATGGCGTAA
- a CDS encoding type II toxin-antitoxin system PemK/MazF family toxin: MTGALWVPDRRDIIWIDCNPQVGREMKNLHPMLVLSPKPFNERTGIVIGLPMTTADFNDTNPFAIKFQGPKNVTSYVLGHQPKSFDWRTRGAKAHPWKRVPDDVFAAACEQLNQIIAIGD, translated from the coding sequence ATGACAGGTGCTTTGTGGGTGCCTGACCGACGTGACATTATCTGGATTGACTGCAATCCGCAGGTCGGTCGTGAAATGAAGAATTTGCATCCGATGCTGGTCTTGTCACCGAAACCGTTCAACGAGCGAACCGGCATTGTCATCGGGCTTCCGATGACAACTGCCGACTTCAATGACACCAATCCGTTTGCTATCAAGTTTCAGGGGCCGAAAAACGTCACGAGCTACGTGCTTGGACACCAGCCCAAGTCATTTGACTGGCGAACACGGGGAGCAAAGGCACATCCGTGGAAGCGCGTGCCGGATGATGTGTTCGCAGCCGCATGCGAACAATTAAACCAAATTATTGCGATTGGCGATTAA
- a CDS encoding methylated-DNA--[protein]-cysteine S-methyltransferase translates to MFNAVIDAPFGRVGIRSDDRFVHEIVYLPGTTPLCIPDNALARRAAAQIVAYFERADTVFDLPLSLAGTTFQRRVWDGICRIAPGTVWTYGQLAASIGAVPRAVGQACGSNLAPLVVPCHRVVAANDLGGFAHHAGKGFFRDVKCWLLRHEGIRVPQQGELYA, encoded by the coding sequence ATGTTCAATGCCGTGATCGATGCACCATTCGGACGGGTCGGTATCCGCAGCGACGACCGGTTCGTTCATGAAATTGTTTACCTGCCCGGCACGACTCCGCTGTGCATACCGGACAATGCGCTGGCCCGGCGGGCGGCAGCGCAGATCGTCGCCTATTTCGAACGGGCCGACACGGTGTTCGACTTGCCGCTGTCGCTCGCCGGCACCACGTTCCAGCGCCGGGTATGGGACGGTATCTGTCGCATTGCACCCGGCACCGTTTGGACCTATGGGCAACTGGCGGCGTCGATCGGCGCGGTGCCGCGTGCCGTCGGACAGGCATGCGGGTCCAACCTCGCGCCACTGGTCGTTCCATGTCATCGCGTCGTGGCAGCAAACGACCTCGGTGGCTTTGCGCATCATGCGGGCAAGGGGTTTTTTCGTGACGTCAAGTGTTGGCTGCTGCGCCATGAAGGCATCCGGGTGCCTCAGCAGGGTGAGTTGTACGCATGA
- a CDS encoding VTT domain-containing protein codes for MDTFLQFLSLVLHIDKFLGDFIQQYGAWVYVVLFLIVFCETGLVVLPFLPGDSLLFIGGAFSASGSMDLLLLNVLLLVAAVGGNTVNYLIGGYIGPKVFDAHWKFGERFLDRAALLKTHQFYERHGGKTIVLARFVPVVRTFAPFVAGVSGMSPARFQLYNMLGALLWVVLLTVCGYLFGNIPFIRDHLNTIVLVGVATAVVPVALGAGWKMLRRRRAD; via the coding sequence TTGGATACCTTCCTGCAATTTCTCAGCCTTGTCCTGCATATTGACAAATTTTTGGGCGACTTCATCCAACAGTACGGCGCTTGGGTGTACGTCGTGCTGTTCCTGATCGTGTTCTGCGAAACCGGTTTGGTCGTGTTGCCGTTTCTGCCGGGCGATTCGCTGCTGTTCATCGGCGGTGCGTTCAGCGCTTCCGGATCAATGGACCTGCTACTGTTGAACGTGCTGTTGCTGGTGGCCGCGGTTGGCGGAAACACGGTCAACTATCTGATCGGCGGCTATATCGGGCCAAAAGTCTTCGATGCGCACTGGAAGTTCGGCGAGCGCTTCTTGGATCGCGCCGCGCTGCTGAAGACGCATCAATTCTATGAACGCCACGGCGGCAAGACGATCGTGCTCGCGCGCTTTGTACCGGTGGTGCGCACGTTTGCACCGTTCGTGGCCGGCGTATCCGGCATGAGCCCGGCGCGTTTCCAGCTATACAACATGCTAGGCGCGCTGCTGTGGGTCGTGTTGCTCACGGTATGCGGCTACTTGTTCGGCAATATTCCGTTCATCCGTGATCATCTAAATACGATCGTACTGGTCGGCGTGGCCACGGCGGTCGTGCCGGTGGCGCTGGGCGCGGGCTGGAAGATGTTGCGCCGGCGCCGAGCCGACTAG
- the queG gene encoding tRNA epoxyqueuosine(34) reductase QueG gives MMKQSPDTEIRRTTLTDAELVSLARRVREWARELGFSAIGICDTDLSHAEAALAAWIDAGYHGEMDYMAKHGMKRARPAELVPGTQRVISARMLYLPAGTPASWRAREHARLADPSAAVVSIYARGRDYHKVMRQRLQRLAERIETAIGPLGYRVFTDSAPVLEVELAQKAGLGWRGKHTLLLDRDAGSLFFLGEIFVDVPLPTDAQSQPSRAPQHAGAHCGACTRCIDACPTGAIVAPYRLDARKCISYLTIELRGSIPVELREAIGNRVYGCDDCQLVCPWNKFAQPSGCADFDVRNGLDGAQLIELFGWSEQDFDTRLAGSAIRRIGYERWLRNLAVGLGNALRAGGGAAGRDAVLAALRKREDDPSALVREHVRWALGYG, from the coding sequence ATGATGAAACAATCGCCGGATACTGAAATTCGCCGCACGACGCTCACCGACGCCGAACTTGTGTCGCTGGCGCGGCGTGTGCGCGAATGGGCGCGCGAACTGGGCTTCAGCGCAATCGGTATTTGTGATACCGATTTGTCCCATGCTGAAGCGGCGCTCGCCGCATGGATCGACGCAGGTTATCACGGCGAGATGGATTATATGGCCAAACACGGCATGAAGCGTGCGCGGCCGGCCGAACTTGTGCCCGGGACGCAACGGGTCATCAGCGCACGGATGCTGTATCTGCCCGCCGGGACGCCGGCGTCATGGCGCGCGCGCGAGCATGCGCGGCTGGCCGATCCGAGCGCTGCGGTGGTCTCGATTTATGCGCGCGGTCGCGATTACCATAAAGTGATGCGCCAGCGCCTGCAGCGATTAGCCGAGCGGATCGAAACCGCCATCGGCCCGCTTGGCTACCGGGTGTTCACCGACTCGGCGCCGGTGTTGGAGGTCGAACTTGCGCAAAAGGCCGGACTCGGATGGCGCGGCAAGCACACGTTGCTGCTCGATCGCGACGCCGGTTCGTTATTTTTTCTCGGCGAGATCTTCGTTGACGTGCCGTTGCCCACCGATGCGCAAAGCCAGCCGTCGCGCGCGCCGCAACACGCGGGCGCGCATTGCGGCGCTTGCACGCGCTGTATCGACGCGTGCCCGACGGGTGCCATCGTGGCGCCGTATAGGCTCGATGCGCGCAAGTGCATCTCGTACCTGACGATCGAGTTGCGCGGCAGCATTCCGGTCGAGCTGCGCGAGGCGATTGGCAACCGCGTGTATGGATGCGATGATTGCCAGCTTGTGTGTCCATGGAACAAGTTTGCGCAGCCGAGCGGGTGCGCGGACTTCGATGTACGCAATGGGCTGGATGGCGCGCAACTGATCGAATTGTTCGGCTGGAGCGAGCAGGATTTCGACACGCGCCTGGCGGGCAGCGCGATCCGCCGGATCGGCTACGAACGCTGGCTGCGCAATCTCGCGGTCGGACTCGGCAATGCGCTGCGCGCCGGTGGCGGCGCGGCAGGGCGTGATGCTGTGCTGGCAGCGTTGCGCAAGCGTGAAGACGACCCGTCTGCGCTGGTGCGCGAGCATGTGCGCTGGGCGCTGGGCTACGGGTAG
- the mutL gene encoding DNA mismatch repair endonuclease MutL, whose protein sequence is MSQSIEPGMSDAARPSVDGESPPATPSSPVADSAPATDSAPATDSAPATDSAPAADPAPAADPPSVADPAPTDGPTVQRHGRPTRAIQPLPDQLISQIAAGEVVERPASVVKELIENALDAGATALRITLDEGGVKRIMIADDGCGIAANELPLALMRHATSKVRSLAELESVCTLGFRGEALASIASVAQTSITSRTADAPHATRIDAQTGALSPAAGGVGTTIEVRDLYFSTPARRKFLKSEQTELGHCLEVIRRAALSRPDVVFSVLHNGRAVEHWNAASAAARTAKILGEAFATSHLPLEEAAGPIAIYGFAGLPTASRNRADQQYFFVNGRFVRDKLLTHAVRAAYEDVLHGDRYPAYVLFLDLPPEGVDVNVHPSKIEVRFRDSRSIHQFVFHAVQRALARHAGASPDTTTGGHAARLTPAVPDTAGPGAGGSGVGAGSQAESNAVSAALSGVALPQGGGQSAGLRRGGPAATPGSPSWISHTRMRQGVLPVAQPLAVYDALFGRRDGAAASLLPVHGDASSAPSPAPGSVADQPSSPTDTESIRPSPSATDEADSASATNEAPPPSPANGPAAAPAQPLDEHPLGFALGQLHGIYVLAQNTRGLVLVDMHAAHERILYEQFKHALAQRRIAVQPLLIPVTMQADAVEIGVACEERETLDALGFDIASLSPTTLAIRAVPALLKDADLVSLARAVLADLHAYGGSQVLTEHQHELLGTLACHHAVRANRRLSIDEMNALLRQMEATERADQCNHGRPTWFQLTLSELDRLFMRGQ, encoded by the coding sequence ATGTCACAGTCTATTGAGCCGGGCATGTCCGACGCGGCACGCCCATCCGTTGACGGCGAATCGCCACCGGCGACGCCATCCTCCCCTGTCGCCGATTCGGCCCCTGCCACCGATTCGGCCCCTGCCACCGATTCGGCCCCTGCCACCGATTCGGCCCCCGCTGCCGATCCGGCCCCCGCTGCCGATCCGCCCTCCGTCGCTGATCCGGCTCCCACCGATGGACCTACCGTGCAGCGGCATGGCAGGCCGACGCGCGCCATCCAGCCATTGCCGGATCAATTGATCAGCCAAATTGCGGCGGGCGAGGTCGTCGAGCGGCCGGCATCGGTCGTCAAAGAGTTGATCGAGAATGCGCTGGACGCCGGCGCGACAGCGCTGCGCATCACGCTGGACGAAGGCGGCGTCAAACGCATCATGATCGCAGACGACGGCTGCGGCATCGCAGCCAACGAATTACCGCTGGCGTTGATGCGCCACGCCACCAGCAAGGTCCGCTCGCTGGCGGAGCTTGAGAGCGTCTGCACATTGGGCTTCCGTGGCGAGGCGCTCGCGTCGATTGCATCGGTCGCACAGACCAGCATCACGAGCCGCACCGCCGACGCGCCGCACGCCACCCGCATCGATGCGCAGACCGGCGCGCTGTCGCCGGCCGCCGGCGGCGTAGGCACGACAATTGAGGTGCGCGATCTGTATTTCAGCACCCCTGCGCGCCGCAAGTTCCTCAAGAGCGAGCAGACCGAACTTGGGCACTGCCTGGAGGTGATCCGGCGCGCCGCGCTATCGCGCCCGGATGTCGTATTCTCGGTGCTGCACAACGGCCGCGCCGTTGAGCACTGGAACGCGGCCAGCGCCGCCGCGCGCACCGCAAAAATCCTAGGCGAGGCGTTCGCGACGTCGCATCTACCGCTCGAGGAAGCGGCCGGCCCGATCGCGATCTATGGTTTCGCCGGCCTGCCGACCGCGAGCCGCAACCGCGCCGACCAGCAATATTTCTTCGTCAACGGCCGCTTCGTGCGCGACAAGCTGCTCACGCATGCGGTGCGTGCCGCCTACGAGGACGTGCTGCACGGTGACCGCTATCCGGCCTACGTACTGTTCCTCGACCTGCCACCCGAAGGCGTTGATGTCAACGTTCACCCGTCCAAGATCGAGGTACGCTTTCGTGACTCGCGCTCGATCCATCAGTTTGTCTTCCATGCGGTGCAGCGCGCGCTGGCTCGGCACGCCGGCGCCTCGCCCGACACGACCACGGGCGGCCACGCGGCGCGCCTGACACCTGCCGTGCCGGACACGGCGGGCCCGGGGGCCGGAGGCAGCGGTGTGGGCGCGGGCTCGCAGGCCGAATCCAATGCCGTATCAGCAGCGTTGTCCGGCGTGGCGTTGCCACAGGGCGGGGGGCAGTCCGCCGGGCTTCGCCGTGGCGGGCCTGCCGCGACACCGGGATCCCCGAGCTGGATATCGCATACGCGGATGCGCCAGGGCGTGCTACCGGTCGCCCAACCGCTGGCCGTCTACGATGCGTTGTTCGGCCGGCGCGATGGGGCCGCAGCCTCTTTGTTGCCCGTACACGGTGACGCCTCTTCCGCGCCTTCGCCGGCACCCGGCTCGGTAGCGGACCAACCATCGTCGCCGACGGACACCGAAAGCATACGACCCAGCCCGTCCGCCACCGACGAGGCTGATTCTGCCTCTGCCACCAACGAGGCCCCTCCCCCCTCTCCCGCTAACGGGCCTGCGGCGGCGCCGGCACAGCCGCTTGACGAGCATCCACTGGGATTCGCGCTCGGCCAGTTGCACGGCATCTACGTGCTGGCGCAGAACACGCGCGGACTGGTGCTAGTCGACATGCACGCCGCGCATGAGCGCATCCTGTACGAGCAATTCAAGCACGCGCTCGCTCAGCGGCGCATCGCTGTACAACCGCTGCTGATCCCGGTGACAATGCAAGCCGATGCGGTCGAGATCGGCGTGGCCTGCGAGGAACGCGAGACGCTTGATGCATTGGGCTTTGACATCGCTTCGCTGTCTCCAACCACGCTGGCTATCCGGGCCGTGCCCGCGCTGCTCAAGGATGCCGACCTAGTCTCGCTGGCGCGCGCGGTGCTTGCGGACCTGCACGCGTACGGCGGCTCGCAGGTGCTGACCGAGCACCAGCATGAGCTGCTCGGCACGCTGGCGTGCCACCATGCGGTGCGCGCGAACCGGCGCCTGAGCATTGACGAGATGAATGCGCTGTTGCGGCAAATGGAAGCCACCGAGCGCGCCGATCAATGCAATCATGGTCGTCCAACCTGGTTTCAGCTCACGCTCAGCGAACTGGACCGGTTGTTCATGCGGGGCCAATAG